A region of Solea solea chromosome 7, fSolSol10.1, whole genome shotgun sequence DNA encodes the following proteins:
- the LOC131462899 gene encoding uncharacterized protein LOC131462899, whose protein sequence is MGNSYSFAGPNRGVHIHVLLKKARRIYHSKIGTCQKEFQHRAGLTLRRDNSSSSTETDDEGMHWMSPCHPLLTVTSHLSLTFLSLHDFIRFSSSGVNTLSGSLPKSHSSQNSDLRVTCTPLSVDHSPDSGLVSTPLPSSQFRFVSWHRLEQCDITGDQLTCPRVREGPSKEELFQRAGGDVYLVRGRRRRGEEEGQRWEERLQENWENCLELNLSYQDLGDPFQKDNFLRILRRLIRVEKLQLVDNSLTDLSSVRLPRCRMLNLHRNHLVCLRQLPKLPAVEHLCLSDNAIDSLVGLGALKNSPLCSLNLTHNPVTFTQDYRVRVFSCLPKLQVLDGLPKLPEDSLPSRLHFPETTSMCNIL, encoded by the exons ATGGGTAACAGCTACAGCTTTGCAGGGCCAAACCGAGGCGTTCACATCCATGTGTTACTGAAGAAGGCCAGGAGAATTTATCACTCCAAGATTGGGACATGTCAGAAAG AGTTTCAGCACAGAGCAGGGCTTACGTTACGACGAGACAACTCGTCTTCTTCCACAGAGACCGACGATGAGGGAATGCACTGGATGAGCCCGTGTCACCCACTTCTCACCGTCACCTCCCATCTCTCTCTGACTTTTCTTTCACTGCACGATTTCATCCGTTTCAGCTCTTCAGGTGTGAACACTCTCAGTGGCAGCCTCCCCAAATCCCACTCGTCTCAGAACTCTGACCTCCGTGTGACATGCACACCTCTCTCTGTGGACCACAGTCCTGATTCTGGACTTGTATCCACACCT CTTCCATCCAGTCAGTTCCGGTTTGTGTCGTGGCACCGCCTGGAGCAGTGTGACATCACAGGTGACCAGCTGACCTGCCCCAGGGTCAGAGAAG ggccGTCAAAGGAGGAGTTGTTTCAAAGAGCAGGGGGTGACGTCTATTTGgtgagagggagaaggaggagaggagaagaggaaggacAGAGATGGGAGGAAAGGCTGCAAGAAAATTGGGAAAACTGTCTG GAGTTAAATCTGTCCTACCAGGATTTGGGGGATCCCTTCCAGAAGGACAATTTCCTCCGGATCCTCCGCCGGTTGATCCGCGTGGAGAAACTACAACTGGTTGACAATTCACTGACTGACCTGAGTTCTGTACGACTGCCAAG GTGCAGAATGTTAAACCTGCACCGTAACCACCTGGTGTGCCTGCGTCAGCTGCCAAAGCTCCCAGCAGTGGAGCACCTTTGTCTGTCCGACAATGCCATCGACTCCCTGGTGGGACTGGGTGCTCTGAAGAACAGTCCGCTGTGCTCCCTAAACCTGACCCACAACCCAGTGACCTTCACTCAGGACTACCGAGTACG TGTTTTCTCCTGTTTGCCAAAGCTTCAAGTCCTGGATGGACTCCCCAAGTTGCCAGAAGATTCTCTGCCCAGCAGACTACACTTCCCAGAAACCACCAGCATGTGCAACATCTTGTGA
- the serpini1 gene encoding neuroserpin → MLVLDVLSPLLLLSILLPGYGCRAADIPEDTTSEFSVRLYHQLQAVGGQENIIFSPLSVAVALGMVELGARGASLEEIRQAVGFSHLLPGVEFSLLQNLTAALSDDDAHYVIRFANSLFLQEGVTFNPEFLHMMKKYFKADVETVDFSESAAVAEQINSWVENHTESKIRELLSAEDFSTMTRLTLVNAVYFRGSWKNQFRPENTRTFSFSKDDGSEVQTLMMYQQGDFYYGEFSDGSQEAGGVYQVLEMPYEGEDMSMMIVLPRQEVPLASLESIIKASLLEEWANNVKRQKVEVYLPRFKVEQKIDLRSTLQELGVKNIFTNNADLSAMTDGKDLYIGKAVQKAYLEVTEEGAEGAVGSGMIALTRTLVLYPQVMADHPFLFVIRNRRTGSILFMGRVMTPEVVEPNDHDFYSM, encoded by the exons ATGTTGGTACTGGACGTTTTGTccccgctcctcctcctctccatcctgTTGCCGGGCTACGGTTGCCGGGCGGCGGACATTCCGGAGGACACTACATCAGAGTTTTCAGTCAGACTGTACCACCAGCTGCAGGCGGTGGGGGGGCAGGAAAACATCATATTTTCCCCGCTGAGTGTGGCTGTGGCCCTCGGCATGGTGGAGCTGGGGGCCAGGGGGGCTTCACTGGAGGAAATACGACAAGCTGTAGGATTCAGCCACCTGCTGCCAG gTGTGGAGTTCTCTTTGCTCCAGAACCTCACAGCAGCTCTGTCGGACGATGACGCCCACTATGTGATCAGATTTGCCAACAGCCTCTTCCTACAGGAAGGCGTCACTTTTAACCCCGAGTTCCTGCATATGATGAAAAAGTATTTCAAAGCCGACGTGGAAACGGTGGATTTCAGCGAATCAGCAGCCGTGGCTGAGCAGATCAACAGCTGGGTGGAAAATCatacagaga GCAAGATCCGTGAGCTGCTCTCAGCGGAAGACTTCAGCACTATGACCCGTCTCACTCTCGTGAACGCCGTCTACTTCAGAGGCTCCTGGAAGAACCAGTTCAGGCCAGAAAACACCAGAACCTTCTCCTTCAGCAAAGACGACGGCTCTGAGGTCCAGACACTCATGATGTACCAGCAGGGAGACTTCTACTACG GTGAGTTCAGCGATGGCTCCCAGGAGGCGGGTGGTGTGTACCAGGTGCTGGAGATGCCCTACGAAGGCGAGGACATGTCCATGATGATCGTTCTGCCGCGGCAGGAGGTGCCGCTGGCTTCACTGGAGTCCATCATCAAAGCGTCGCTGCTGGAGGAGTGGGCTAACAATGTCAAACGGCAGAAAGTGGAAGTCTACCTCCCAAG GTTCAAAGTGGAGCAGAAGATTGACTTGAGGAGCACATTGCAGGAGCTGGGAGTGAAGAACATCTTTACCAATAATGCTGATCTCTCTGCCATGACAG aCGGTAAAGACCTGTACATTGGAAAGGCAGTGCAGAAGGCCTACCTGGAGGTGACTGAGGAGGGGGCAGAGGGAGCTGTTGGCTCAG GAATGATTGCTCTGACCAGGACTCTGGTGTTGTACCCCCAGGTCATGGCTGACCACCCTTTCCTCTTTGTCATCAGAAACAgaaggacag GCTCCATCCTCTTCATGGGCAGAGTCATGACTCCAGAAGTCGTTGAGCCCAACGACCATGACTTTTACTCCATGTAA